A part of Spiribacter vilamensis genomic DNA contains:
- a CDS encoding flagellar motor protein MotA → MRNPNRVLIWIVIFLAAVAAVSGLLLEPLTDAFMANPVFNGMILGVLFIGLVINCRQVLVLKPEVDWVDRFRHAEEGDAPSLPTSRLLGSMARMLTGRRGDRFSLSATSMRTVLDGIRTRLDESRDVSRYLIGLLVFLGLLGTFWGLLDTLRAVGGVITNLRIDGADAGQIFTELRDGLQAPLTGMGTAFSSSLFGLASSLVLGFVDLQASHAQNRFYNDLEEWLSGQTRLSSGAMGGDADGSVPAYIQALLENTADSLDKLQRIMARGDEERRTVDARIIELTEEVSRLADQSHSEQRGLIGLTRTQSELQGVLGRLADVSEARSSEESEQTEQLRAMAQGLHDMRQEMVTDRERLLSELRDEVRLLTRTVSHLNDNARG, encoded by the coding sequence GTGCGCAATCCGAATCGCGTCCTGATCTGGATCGTTATCTTTCTGGCGGCGGTGGCCGCCGTCAGCGGCCTGCTGCTCGAGCCGCTGACCGATGCCTTCATGGCGAACCCCGTGTTCAACGGGATGATCCTCGGCGTCCTTTTCATCGGCCTGGTGATCAACTGCCGGCAGGTCCTCGTCCTCAAGCCCGAGGTGGACTGGGTGGACCGGTTCCGTCATGCCGAGGAGGGCGATGCGCCCTCGCTGCCGACCAGCCGGCTGCTGGGCTCCATGGCCCGTATGCTCACCGGCCGGCGGGGCGATCGGTTCAGCCTCTCCGCGACGTCCATGCGCACGGTGCTCGACGGGATCCGGACGCGGCTCGACGAGTCGCGCGATGTCTCCCGCTACCTGATCGGTCTGCTGGTGTTCCTGGGACTGCTGGGGACGTTCTGGGGGCTGCTCGACACGCTCCGCGCGGTGGGGGGCGTTATCACCAACCTGCGCATCGATGGCGCCGATGCCGGTCAGATCTTCACCGAACTCCGCGATGGCCTGCAGGCGCCGCTTACCGGCATGGGCACGGCGTTCAGCTCGTCGCTGTTCGGTCTTGCCAGTTCGCTGGTGCTCGGGTTCGTCGATCTGCAGGCGTCGCATGCCCAGAACCGCTTCTATAACGATCTCGAGGAGTGGCTGTCCGGGCAGACACGGCTGTCGAGCGGTGCCATGGGGGGCGATGCCGACGGCTCGGTGCCGGCCTACATCCAGGCGCTGCTGGAGAACACCGCCGACAGCCTCGACAAGCTCCAGCGGATCATGGCGCGGGGCGACGAGGAGCGCCGCACGGTCGATGCCCGTATCATCGAGCTGACCGAGGAGGTGTCGCGGCTTGCCGATCAGTCGCACAGCGAACAGCGCGGGCTCATCGGCCTCACCCGGACCCAGTCCGAACTTCAGGGCGTGCTCGGCCGGCTCGCCGATGTCAGCGAGGCCCGCAGCAGCGAGGAGAGCGAACAGACCGAGCAGCTCCGAGCTATGGCCCAAGGGCTGCATGACATGCGCCAGGAGATGGTCACCGACCGCGAACGACTCCTGAGCGAGCTGCGCGACGAGGTTCGGCTGCTCACCCGCACCGTCTCCCACCTCAACGACAACGCCCGGGGCTGA
- a CDS encoding OmpA family protein, whose protein sequence is MRGGDRRNRSSVNIWPGFVDALAAVLLAFVFVLLLFVVSQLYLSTQLTDRNQALESLRAELSEMADTLSMERDQRARLEEQVSGLYEELHATLSQRDEAREALELTREELEAAREQVRIGESDLEASLMEIASLQQDISALRAVRDDLESRVGELEASLDETEEEMGAIRDRNRELQARLADAQERTRLAQEKIETRDLRIRDLVAEIEDRQDAIEQEQQLTADAEARVESLRQQVQALRDQISSLAESLQIEEETVAEQQARIDTLVERLNVALAEEVEELSDYRSEFFGRLREVLGDIEEIEIVGDRFRFQSELFFETASADIGADGEARLEQVALILRRIADRIPPEIDWVLQVEGHTDRRPISTAEFPSNWELSTARAQSILYFLIDQGVPPDRLAAVGYGEYQPLAEGDDPEDLARNRRIELRLSNR, encoded by the coding sequence ATGCGCGGGGGTGATCGCCGTAACCGCTCGTCGGTCAATATCTGGCCGGGGTTCGTCGACGCGCTGGCGGCGGTGCTGCTCGCCTTCGTCTTCGTGCTGCTGCTGTTCGTGGTCTCCCAGCTCTACCTGAGTACTCAGCTCACCGACCGCAACCAGGCGCTGGAGTCACTGCGCGCCGAGCTCTCCGAGATGGCCGATACCCTGTCCATGGAGCGCGACCAGCGGGCCCGGCTGGAAGAGCAGGTCTCCGGGCTCTACGAGGAACTGCATGCGACACTCTCGCAACGTGACGAGGCGCGTGAGGCCCTCGAACTGACCCGTGAAGAGCTGGAAGCCGCCCGCGAGCAGGTCCGTATCGGCGAGTCCGACCTCGAGGCGAGCCTGATGGAGATCGCCTCGCTGCAGCAGGACATCTCCGCCCTGCGGGCGGTACGTGACGATCTGGAATCGCGGGTGGGCGAGCTCGAGGCCAGCCTCGATGAGACCGAGGAAGAGATGGGCGCGATCCGTGACCGCAACCGCGAGCTCCAGGCCCGGCTTGCCGATGCACAGGAGCGCACGCGACTCGCCCAGGAGAAGATCGAGACGCGGGATCTGCGGATCCGGGACCTCGTGGCGGAGATCGAGGATCGGCAGGACGCCATCGAACAGGAGCAGCAGCTGACCGCCGATGCCGAGGCGCGGGTCGAATCGCTGCGCCAGCAGGTACAGGCGCTCCGTGACCAGATCAGCAGCCTGGCCGAGTCGCTGCAGATCGAGGAGGAGACCGTGGCCGAGCAGCAGGCCCGTATCGACACCCTGGTAGAGCGCCTCAACGTCGCCCTGGCAGAGGAGGTGGAGGAGCTCTCCGACTACCGCTCCGAGTTCTTCGGGCGGCTGCGCGAGGTGCTGGGCGATATTGAGGAGATCGAGATCGTCGGCGACCGGTTCCGGTTCCAGTCCGAGCTCTTCTTCGAGACCGCCTCCGCCGACATCGGCGCCGATGGCGAGGCGCGGCTCGAGCAGGTGGCGCTGATACTGCGGCGGATCGCCGACCGGATTCCTCCGGAGATCGACTGGGTGCTACAGGTCGAGGGGCATACCGACCGGCGGCCGATCAGCACGGCGGAATTCCCCTCCAACTGGGAGCTCTCGACGGCGCGCGCCCAGTCCATCCTGTACTTCCTGATCGACCAGGGGGTCCCGCCGGATCGTCTCGCGGCGGTGGGATATGGCGAGTATCAGCCCCTGGCCGAGGGGGACGATCCGGAGGATCTGGCACGCAACCGGCGCATCGAGCTGCGGCTCAGCAACCGCTAG
- a CDS encoding LysR family transcriptional regulator, whose amino-acid sequence MPIPADTPSHYRQDRLRQLRAFCFTAEAGSISRAAERLSVTQPSVSLQIQALERELDITLLERRGPRIRLTPDGEALYAEAYRLVEAIDGLAERFGEGNRPLDSGRLDIGAGESSTLYLLPPILEPFMAEHPHVQVRLHHLSVGELMEALRQDQVDFAVGAILDMPDELRYQAIYAYGLSLITPPDHPLARRDVITMRDLAGQDYITPPREMTTWRLIDLVFQQHAVRYQVRLEVGSWEAVKRYVGLGFGIAIVSNVCLTEATPDIAVRSLPEVFPRRTYGAMSRRGRFLSPQARRFLEMMRPDFFDAADLPSGLRD is encoded by the coding sequence ATGCCGATACCGGCCGACACCCCGTCCCACTACCGGCAGGACCGGCTCCGCCAGCTCCGGGCGTTCTGCTTTACCGCCGAGGCGGGCAGCATCTCCCGGGCGGCCGAACGCCTGTCGGTCACCCAGCCCTCGGTGTCGTTGCAGATACAGGCGCTCGAGCGAGAGCTCGACATCACCCTGCTCGAGCGCCGGGGACCACGCATCCGCCTCACCCCCGATGGCGAGGCGCTCTACGCCGAGGCCTATCGGCTGGTCGAGGCGATCGACGGGCTCGCGGAGCGCTTCGGCGAGGGCAATCGGCCGCTCGACAGCGGCCGGCTGGATATCGGCGCGGGGGAGTCATCGACGCTCTATCTGCTGCCGCCCATCCTCGAGCCGTTCATGGCCGAGCACCCCCACGTCCAGGTGCGGCTGCACCACCTCTCGGTCGGCGAGCTCATGGAGGCACTGCGCCAGGACCAGGTCGACTTCGCCGTGGGCGCGATCCTCGATATGCCCGACGAGCTGCGCTACCAGGCGATCTACGCCTACGGCCTGTCGTTGATCACCCCTCCCGACCATCCGCTGGCGCGGCGCGATGTGATCACCATGCGGGACCTGGCGGGGCAGGACTACATCACACCGCCGCGGGAGATGACCACCTGGCGGTTGATCGACCTGGTTTTCCAGCAGCATGCGGTGCGCTACCAGGTCCGCCTCGAGGTCGGTAGCTGGGAGGCCGTGAAGCGCTATGTCGGGCTGGGATTCGGGATCGCCATCGTCAGCAATGTCTGCCTGACCGAGGCCACTCCGGACATCGCCGTCCGCTCGCTGCCCGAGGTCTTCCCCAGGCGCACCTACGGCGCCATGTCGCGGCGCGGGCGGTTCCTGTCGCCACAGGCCCGGCGCTTCCTGGAGATGATGCGCCCCGATTTCTTCGACGCCGCGGATCTGCCGTCGGGACTGCGCGACTAG